Proteins encoded within one genomic window of Suricata suricatta isolate VVHF042 chromosome 17, meerkat_22Aug2017_6uvM2_HiC, whole genome shotgun sequence:
- the KRT9 gene encoding keratin, type I cytoskeletal 9 has translation MSCRQFSYQSQGSSRGGGGSGASMMSSFSRISSSGAAGGGGRFSSSSGYGAGRSGACGRGGGGSFGSSYGGASRGGFSAGSFGGGFRGFSGVSGGGFQGGSGVGFGSSMGFGGGSGGGFGFGGGSGGFGGGSGGGFGGSGGFGGDFDSGAGGILGADEKTTMQNLNSRLASYLDKVQALEEANCKLETKIQEWYNKEGPRVFHKDYSSYYDTIEDLQNQIQGTTVDNNKTLLDLDNTCMTLEDFRMKFEMESQIRGSVEADINGSWKMLDDLTMQKSDLEMQFESLQEELISLKKNHEDEMSQLSGQNFGDVSVEMNAAPSKDLTKILNSMREEYERISAKNRRDIEEQYETQMSQMEQEVRNSGQEMESNNKEVTQLRHSVREMEVELQSQLSKKSALEKSLEDTKNRYCGQLQQIQKQISSLEAQLAEIREETECQNQEYSLLLSIKTQLEQEINIYRSLLQGGQEDYESHESGQSHSGGGRGSGYHGGSGGSHGRGSWGGGGGSRGRGGSGGSYGGGSSSGGGSGSSYGGRSSSGGGSGGSYGGGSGGSYGGGSSSGGGSGGRGGSGGGYGGGSGSGGGSGGSCEEGSGSRGGSGGSYGGGSGSRGGSGGSYGGGSGSRGGSGGSYGGGNGRPSQSQSSSSKSGECDDIQGYQSRY, from the exons ATGAGCTGCAGACAATTCTCCTACCAGAGCCAGGGCAGCTCCAGGGGTGGCGGGGGCAGTGGGGCCAGCATGATGTCCTCATTCAGCCGCATTAGCTCCTCAGGGGCCGCTGGAGGAGGGGGCCGATTCAGCTCTTCCAGTGGCTATGGAGCAGGGCGCTCTGGAGCctgtgggaggggaggtggtggcagTTTTGGCTCCAGCTACGGTGGAGCGTCTAGGGGTGGTTTTAGTGCTGGTAGTTTTGGTGGAGGCTTCAGGGGCTTCAGTGGTGTTTCTGGAGGGGGCTTTCAGGGAGGCTCTGGAGTGGGCTTTGGAAGCTCCATGGGCTTCGGGGGTGGATCTGGGGGAGGCTTTGGTTTTGGTGGTGGTTCTGGAGGTTTTGGTGGTGGTTCTGGAGGAGGCTTTGGGGGATCCGGGGGCTTTGGCGGTGACTTTGATAGTGGTGCTGGTGGTATTCTGGGCGCTGATGAGAAGACCACCATGCAGAACCTCAATTCCCGGCTGGCCTCCTACTTGGATAAAGTGCAGGCACTGGAGGAAGCCAACTGTAAACTGGAGACTAAGATCCAGGAGTGGTATAACAAAGAGGGACCCAGGGTCTTCCACAAGGATTACTCCTCCTACTATGACACCATTGAAGACCTCCAGAACCAG ATTCAGGGCACCACAGTGGACAACAATAAGACTCTCTTGGATCTTGACAACACTTGCATGACATTGGAAGACTTCAGGATGAA GTTTGAGATGGAAAGCCAAATACGAGGATCAGTGGAGGCTGACATCAATGGCTCGTGGAAGATGCTGGATGATCTGACCATGCAAAAGTCTGACCTGGAGATGCAGTTTGAGTCTCTGCAGGAGGAACTGATTTCCCTCAAGAAGAATCATGAGGAT GAGATGAGCCAGTTGAGTGGGCAGAACTTTGGGGATGTCAGTGTGGAGATGAACGCTGCTCCTAGCAAAGATCTCACCAAGATCCTCAATTCCATGCGCGAGGAGTATGAGCGGATCAGTGCTAAGAACCGTAGGGACATCGAAGAGCAATATGAGACTCAG ATGAGTCAGATGGAGCAGGAGGTGAGGAATAGTGGCCAGGAGATGGAGTCCAACAACAAGGAGGTGACCCAGCTCCGGCACAGCGTCCGGGAGATGGAGGTTGAGCTGCAGTCTCAGCTCAGCAAG AAATCGGCTCTGGAGAAGTCCTTGGAAGACACCAAGAACCGCTACTGTGGCCAGCTACAGCAGATTCAGAAGCAGATCAGTAGCCTGGAGGCTCAGCTCGCTGAGATCCGGGAAGAGACCGAGTGCCAGAATCAGGAATACAGCCTTCTGCTCAGCATCAAGACACAGCTGGAGCAGGAAATTAACATTTACCGCAGCCTCCTTCAGGGTGGCCAGGAGGACTA TGAATCTCATGAATCTGGACAAAGTCACTCTGGAGGTGGCAGAGGAAGTGGATATCATGGTGGAAGTGGAGGCAGTCATGGAAGAGGATcctggggaggaggtggag GAAGTAGAGGCAGGGGAGGAAGTGGCGGCAGCTATGGTGGAGGAAGTAGTTCTGGAGGAGGAAGTGGCAGCAGCTATGGTGGAAGAAGTAGTTCTGGAGGAGGAAGTGGCGGCAGCTATGGTGGAGGAAGTGGTGGCAGCTATGGTGGAGGAAGTAGTtctggaggaggaagtggaggcaggggaggaagtGGTGGTGGCTACGGAGGAGGAAGTGGATCTGGAGGAGGAAGTGGTGGCAGCTGTGAAGAAGGAAGTGGATCCAGAGGAGGAAGTGGTGGCAGCTACGGGGGAGGAAGTGGATCCAGAG GAGGAAGTGGTGGCAGCTACGGGGGAGGAAGTGGATCCAGAGGAGGAAGTGGTGGCAGCTAcggaggaggaaatggaagaccATCTCAGTCCCAGTCCTCTTCCTCAAAATCTGGTGAATGTGATGATATACAAG GCTACCAGAGTCGATACTAG
- the LOC115281922 gene encoding keratin, type I cytoskeletal 14-like isoform X1: MTTCSRQFTSSSSMKGACGIGGGSSRMSSVLAGGSCRAPSAYGGLSVSSSRYSSGGACGLGGGYGGFSSSSSFGGALGSGFGGGYGGGLGAGFGGGFGGGFGGGFGGGLGGGDGLLVGSEKVTMQNLNDRLASYLDKVRALEEANTDLEVKIRDWYQRQRPAETKDYTPYFKTIEDLRNKILTATVDNANVVLQIDNARLAADDFRTKYETELNLRMSVEADINGLRRVLDELTLARADLEMQIESLKEELAYLRKNHEEEMNALRGQVGGDVNVEMDAAPGIDLSRILNEMRDQYEKMAEKNRKDAEDWFFSKTEELNREVATNSELVQSGKSEISELRRTVQNLEIELQSQLSMKASLENSLEETKGRYCMQLAQIQDLIGNVEEQLAQLRCEMEQQNQEYKILLDVKTRLEQEIATYRRLLEGEDAHLSSSQFSSGSQSSRDVTSSSRQIRTKVMDVHDGKVVSTHEQVLRTKN; the protein is encoded by the exons ATGACCACCTGCAGCCGCCAGTTCACCTCCTCCAGCTCCATGAAGGGCGCCTGCGGTATCGGGGGCGGCTCCAGCCGCATGTCCTCCGTCCTGGCTGGAGGGTCCTGCCGGGCCCCCAGTGCCTACGGGGGCCTGTCGGTCTCCTCCTCCCGCTACTCCTCCGGGGGCGCCTGCGGCCTGGGGGGCGGCTATGGTGGCTTCAGCAGCAGTAGCAGCTTTGGTGGGGCCCTGGGTAGCGGCTTCGGGGGAGGCTACGGTGGTGGCCTTGGTGCTGGCTTTGGAGGTGGCTTTGGTGGAGGCTTCGGTGGTGGCTTCGGTGGTGGCTTGGGCGGTGGTGATGGGCTCCTGGTGGGCAGTGAGAAGGTGACCATGCAGAACCTCAACGACCGGCTGGCCTCCTACCTGGACAAGGTGCGCGCCCTGGAGGAGGCCAACACTGACCTGGAGGTGAAGATCCGGGACTGGTACCAGAGGCAGCGGCCTGCCGAGACCAAGGACTACACCCCCTACTTCAAGACCATCGAGGACCTGAGGAACAAG ATCCTCACGGCCACCGTGGACAATGCCAATGTTGTCCTGCAGATCGACAATGCCCGTCTGGCTGCTGATGACTTCCGCACCAA GTACGAGACTGAGCTGAACCTGCGCATGAGCGTGGAGGCCGACATCAACGGCCTGCGCAGGGTGCTGGACGAGCTGACCCTGGCCAGAGCCGACCTGGAGATGCAGATCGAGAGCCTCAAGGAGGAGCTGGCCTACCTGCGGAAGAACCACGAGGAG GAAATGAATGCCCTGAGAGGCCAGGTGGGCGGAGACGTCAACGTGGAGATGGACGCCGCCCCCGGCATAGACCTGAGCCGCATCCTGAACGAGATGCGCGACCAGTACGagaagatggcggagaagaaccGCAAGGACGCGGAGGACTGGTTCTTCAGCAAG acAGAGGAGCTGAACCGCGAGGTGGCCACCAACAGCGAGCTGGTGCAGAGCGGCAAGAGCGAGATCTCGGAGCTCCGGCGCACCGTGCAGAACCTGGAGATCGAGCTGCAGTCCCAGCTCAGCATG AAAGCATCCCTGGAGAACAGCCTGGAGGAGACCAAAGGCCGTTACTGCATGCAGCTGGCCCAGATCCAAGACCTGATCGGCAACGTGGAGGAGCAGCTGGCCCAGCTGCGCTGCGAGATGGAGCAGCAGAACCAGGAATACAAGATCCTGCTGGATGTGAAGACAAGGCTGGAGCAGGAGATCGCCACCTACCGCCGCCTGCTGGAGGGCGAGGATGCCCA cctctcctcttcccagtTCTCCTCTGGCTCTCAGTCGTCCAGAGATG tGACCTCCTCCAGTCGCCAGATCCGCACCAAGGTCATGGATGTGCACGATGGCAAGGTGGTGTCCACCCACGAGCAGGTCCTTCGCACCAAGAACTAA
- the LOC115281922 gene encoding keratin, type I cytoskeletal 14-like isoform X2 — translation MTTCSRQFTSSSSMKGACGIGGGSSRMSSVLAGGSCRAPSAYGGLSVSSSRYSSGGACGLGGGYGGFSSSSSFGGALGSGFGGGYGGGLGAGFGGGFGGGFGGGFGGGLGGGDGLLVGSEKVTMQNLNDRLASYLDKVRALEEANTDLEVKIRDWYQRQRPAETKDYTPYFKTIEDLRNKILTATVDNANVVLQIDNARLAADDFRTKYETELNLRMSVEADINGLRRVLDELTLARADLEMQIESLKEELAYLRKNHEEEMNALRGQVGGDVNVEMDAAPGIDLSRILNEMRDQYEKMAEKNRKDAEDWFFSKTEELNREVATNSELVQSGKSEISELRRTVQNLEIELQSQLSMKASLENSLEETKGRYCMQLAQIQDLIGNVEEQLAQLRCEMEQQNQEYKILLDVKTRLEQEIATYRRLLEGEDAQLTPSLPSSSVTSSSRQIRTKVMDVHDGKVVSTHEQVLRTKN, via the exons ATGACCACCTGCAGCCGCCAGTTCACCTCCTCCAGCTCCATGAAGGGCGCCTGCGGTATCGGGGGCGGCTCCAGCCGCATGTCCTCCGTCCTGGCTGGAGGGTCCTGCCGGGCCCCCAGTGCCTACGGGGGCCTGTCGGTCTCCTCCTCCCGCTACTCCTCCGGGGGCGCCTGCGGCCTGGGGGGCGGCTATGGTGGCTTCAGCAGCAGTAGCAGCTTTGGTGGGGCCCTGGGTAGCGGCTTCGGGGGAGGCTACGGTGGTGGCCTTGGTGCTGGCTTTGGAGGTGGCTTTGGTGGAGGCTTCGGTGGTGGCTTCGGTGGTGGCTTGGGCGGTGGTGATGGGCTCCTGGTGGGCAGTGAGAAGGTGACCATGCAGAACCTCAACGACCGGCTGGCCTCCTACCTGGACAAGGTGCGCGCCCTGGAGGAGGCCAACACTGACCTGGAGGTGAAGATCCGGGACTGGTACCAGAGGCAGCGGCCTGCCGAGACCAAGGACTACACCCCCTACTTCAAGACCATCGAGGACCTGAGGAACAAG ATCCTCACGGCCACCGTGGACAATGCCAATGTTGTCCTGCAGATCGACAATGCCCGTCTGGCTGCTGATGACTTCCGCACCAA GTACGAGACTGAGCTGAACCTGCGCATGAGCGTGGAGGCCGACATCAACGGCCTGCGCAGGGTGCTGGACGAGCTGACCCTGGCCAGAGCCGACCTGGAGATGCAGATCGAGAGCCTCAAGGAGGAGCTGGCCTACCTGCGGAAGAACCACGAGGAG GAAATGAATGCCCTGAGAGGCCAGGTGGGCGGAGACGTCAACGTGGAGATGGACGCCGCCCCCGGCATAGACCTGAGCCGCATCCTGAACGAGATGCGCGACCAGTACGagaagatggcggagaagaaccGCAAGGACGCGGAGGACTGGTTCTTCAGCAAG acAGAGGAGCTGAACCGCGAGGTGGCCACCAACAGCGAGCTGGTGCAGAGCGGCAAGAGCGAGATCTCGGAGCTCCGGCGCACCGTGCAGAACCTGGAGATCGAGCTGCAGTCCCAGCTCAGCATG AAAGCATCCCTGGAGAACAGCCTGGAGGAGACCAAAGGCCGTTACTGCATGCAGCTGGCCCAGATCCAAGACCTGATCGGCAACGTGGAGGAGCAGCTGGCCCAGCTGCGCTGCGAGATGGAGCAGCAGAACCAGGAATACAAGATCCTGCTGGATGTGAAGACAAGGCTGGAGCAGGAGATCGCCACCTACCGCCGCCTGCTGGAGGGCGAGGATGCCCAGT TAacaccttctctcccctcttcctcagtGACCTCCTCCAGTCGCCAGATCCGCACCAAGGTCATGGATGTGCACGATGGCAAGGTGGTGTCCACCCACGAGCAGGTCCTTCGCACCAAGAACTAA